CCCCCAGACTTCATTCTCTCAGCTGCCAAATCCGCCCTGGACCGCGTAGAATGCAACCAGTACTCCCCCACAAAGGGCAGACCACGCCTCCTCAAAGCCCTCGCCGACGCATACTCCCCCTTCTGGGGCCGTCAACTAGACCCCAACACAGAAatcaccgtcaccaccggcgccaaCGAGGGCATGCTCTCCGCCTTCATGGCCTTCATCGAGCCCGGCGACGAAGTCATCGTCTTTGAACCCTTCTTCGACCAGTACATCTCCAACATTGAAATGCCCGGCGGAAAAATTGTCTACGTGCCCATGCACCCACCAAAAGAAGGCGCCGTCAAAACCCTCTCGGCGGGGGAGTGGACagtcgactttgacgagctCGAAAAAGCCATCACGCCCAGGACGAAAATGATTGTGCTCAACACACCCCACAACCCGGTAGGCAAAGTCTTTTCCCGGTCCGAGCTCGAAAAAATCGCCGAGCTGTGTCTCAAGAACCAAATCATCATCTTGTCGGATGAAGTCTACGATAGGCTTTACTACACCGACTTTACCCGCATCGCGACTCTTTCTCCTGAGGTTGAGAAGATTACCCTTACTGTTGGGTCGGCAGGCAAGAACTTTTATGCCACTGGCTGGCGGGTGGGCTGGTTGATCGGTCCTCCCGAGCTGATCCAATACGTCTCTGCCGCTCACACGAGAATCTGCTACTCTTCCGTCTCCCCGCTTCAAGAAGCCTGCGCTAtcgggtttgaggaggcggatgggcACGGCTTTTGGGAGCAGTGTATTGCTGACATGAcggccaagatggagaggtttACTGCGGTGTTTGATGAGTTGGGGATTCCGTATAGCAAGCCCGAGGGGGGGTATTTTGTCATGGCGAATTTTAACAAGGTGCAACTTCCTGAGGGGTACAAGTTTCCGAAGCATGTTGaggagaggccgagggaTTTTAAGCTGGCGTGGTTTTTGATTCAGGAGTTGGGGGTGGCGGCTATTCCGCCGAGTGAGTTTTACACGGATGAGAATGCGGGGATTGTGGAGGATTATTTGAGGTTTGCGGTTTGTAAGCCTGATAATGTTTTGGAGGATGCGAAGGAGAGACTTAGGGGGCTGAAGAAGTACCTGAAGAAGTGACGGCCTGTGTTTTTGAGTGGCAAGTGTCGGAAGAGCGGCCGGTTGGGTCATGTtagcattttttttttagacAGCAAGCAAGTGTGATTCTATTGATGGAGGGAATAGAAACTGATATTCCTTATATAACCGCTCACTTTGGTTAGGGGGTATATACTGGATTTGTTGATATATCCTTCTAGCCCGCTTAATCTGTCTTGGACAACGCCGGTTTCCCTGTTTTGGTGACCTTTTCCCATTAAAACTCACTTTGGGGTTGGCAATGCCATTACCCCCTTAAATCCAACGCCTGCCGGACCTGCCGCTTTACCAATCCCTGTACTCAGCCCAACATATTCCCCATCCTGATGACATTTTCCCATACCTATGTATATGTCAAGTATTAGTTCCTCAATCCCGACGCCGCCGTGTACTCTCtatgctgctgttgatgttgcgCTTGTAACTGTGGTCCAGGCGGGGGTATCAAGGGCGAGCCCGCCAAAGTATCCCATCTCTCGAGGAAGTGTTCCCAGTTCAAGACACCGTCGTCGTGATTCATCTAGTCTCCCTATCAGCAGCCATAACCTTGATACCTATTTCTCGGGAGACCTACCCCATCATTCACATAACCATTCGTCACAGGCGGACCCCCCACTCCCGCCGCCAGTTTTGCATAacccggaggaggagctggttggTGCTGGACAGCACTCGCCGAGATCCCCATCTTGGCCAGAGCACCCCCCACAATATCTTGCACTCTCCCAACCATTCTCTGCATCTTCTGCATCTTTTCATCCATCGTCCCCGGCCAAACAGAGCTaagcaccacccccaacgccacaATCTCGTTGACGTCGCTGCTGGCGTCTGGGATCAGGGTCACAAGCCGGTCGAGGGTTCGCTCGACTGTTTGTGCCATTGTTACCGCTGACCAGGGGTAGCTCGGCCCTC
This window of the Podospora pseudoanserina strain CBS 124.78 chromosome 3, whole genome shotgun sequence genome carries:
- the BNA3 gene encoding arylformamidase (COG:E; EggNog:ENOG503NVUU; BUSCO:EOG09262DKA) — encoded protein: MRSSLLSPLFRRQLFTSLHKVPTRRAFQSTLSIMSEKLKPAARVAGRRQDVWSIINEAASASPIQPIVNMGQGFFGYNPPDFILSAAKSALDRVECNQYSPTKGRPRLLKALADAYSPFWGRQLDPNTEITVTTGANEGMLSAFMAFIEPGDEVIVFEPFFDQYISNIEMPGGKIVYVPMHPPKEGAVKTLSAGEWTVDFDELEKAITPRTKMIVLNTPHNPVGKVFSRSELEKIAELCLKNQIIILSDEVYDRLYYTDFTRIATLSPEVEKITLTVGSAGKNFYATGWRVGWLIGPPELIQYVSAAHTRICYSSVSPLQEACAIGFEEADGHGFWEQCIADMTAKMERFTAVFDELGIPYSKPEGGYFVMANFNKVQLPEGYKFPKHVEERPRDFKLAWFLIQELGVAAIPPSEFYTDENAGIVEDYLRFAVCKPDNVLEDAKERLRGLKKYLKK